The Desulfovibrio sp. UIB00 genome has a window encoding:
- a CDS encoding diguanylate cyclase: MQRSSNHQSWEWVAGPDLCYCDDVPFKSAILGIPTVKGQSLFFGMDAVDQQMAMETLMDEYGEPRAFSNVIGHYVRKSDGVLFLLEMSGEPLFDDGYGLMGYKGVERVIANIALYSAGISTSIDLDTIYATAPIAMCVVDRDGVLISANEHHVQLSGRSLFDTSGAHISLLHPELEANIQSDFCNLDAGGRVSDHEVRIDNRDYAVSVTPVRNASGTITALSLAYFDITERKSLERKLKEANERLRHMSIHDHLTGAYNRRFFDAILRREAAVCNRRAGNLSVILIDIDFFKFYNDKYGHLAGDECLAQVARTMKDSLEDMGGELFRYGGEEFAVVLPECDDRNAHEVCETLRAAVCDLKTPHAGSDRNYVTISAGVATVQSRFEKVSPSQLAAKILEAADKALYEAKNSGRNRVRTSTV; encoded by the coding sequence ATGCAGCGTAGTAGTAATCATCAGTCCTGGGAATGGGTAGCCGGGCCAGATTTGTGTTATTGCGACGATGTCCCCTTCAAGTCCGCAATTCTTGGCATTCCAACGGTAAAAGGGCAGTCCCTGTTTTTCGGCATGGATGCCGTTGACCAGCAGATGGCCATGGAAACCCTCATGGATGAATATGGCGAGCCGCGCGCCTTTTCAAACGTGATCGGTCATTATGTGCGGAAAAGCGATGGGGTGCTGTTTCTGCTTGAAATGAGCGGAGAGCCTCTGTTTGATGATGGTTACGGCCTGATGGGATATAAAGGCGTAGAACGGGTTATTGCCAACATTGCCTTGTATTCTGCGGGAATTTCCACCTCCATTGACCTAGACACCATCTACGCCACCGCCCCCATTGCCATGTGCGTTGTTGACCGCGATGGCGTGCTTATTTCTGCCAACGAGCACCATGTGCAACTCTCTGGGCGGTCATTGTTTGACACAAGCGGCGCGCACATTTCTTTGTTGCACCCGGAGCTGGAAGCAAACATCCAGAGTGACTTTTGCAATCTTGATGCGGGGGGGCGGGTTTCTGACCACGAAGTGAGAATCGACAACAGGGATTACGCTGTTTCCGTCACGCCGGTTCGCAATGCGTCAGGTACCATCACGGCGCTGTCGCTGGCGTATTTTGATATTACTGAGCGCAAATCGCTGGAACGCAAACTTAAGGAAGCCAACGAGCGTCTGCGCCATATGTCCATTCACGACCATCTCACGGGCGCGTATAACAGAAGATTTTTTGACGCCATCCTGCGCCGGGAGGCTGCCGTGTGCAACCGCCGCGCGGGCAACCTTTCAGTGATCCTTATAGATATAGACTTCTTCAAGTTTTATAACGACAAGTACGGGCATCTGGCAGGCGATGAATGTCTGGCTCAGGTCGCCAGAACCATGAAGGACTCGCTGGAAGATATGGGGGGCGAGCTGTTCCGCTATGGCGGCGAAGAGTTTGCCGTGGTGCTGCCCGAATGCGATGACCGCAACGCCCATGAAGTATGCGAAACTTTGCGGGCAGCGGTGTGTGATCTCAAAACACCCCATGCGGGCAGCGATCGCAACTATGTGACCATAAGCGCCGGGGTGGCCACGGTGCAAAGCCGGTTTGAAAAAGTGTCGCCTTCCCAACTCGCGGCCAAAATCCTTGAAGCCGCCGATAAGGCGCTTTACGAGGCCAAAAATTCCGGGCGCAACAGAGTGAGAACCAGCACCGTGTAA
- a CDS encoding glycosyltransferase translates to MFPSPDGKPRNSSPFNATFCVDLHVHSRHSTCPSQWILQKIGCGESYTPPRKIYDIARARGMDYVTITDHDTIAGALEIAHLPQTFISEEISAYFPEDKCEIHVLAWDITEAQHREITRLRGNIFELVPYLMGQGIAHACAHPLCAANNRLTLGHVEQLILLFSVFELNGARNNVQNDALRQIVADLTPESTARMEERHGLDALVAQPWRKSFVAGSDDHSSCNIARSSTVIEVPRAELGCSGHAPASALLRAVMAGGTTPRVIPATPLGFAHNLYAIGYQFYKNSTGLAQDINNSNVLRFAENMLTGKPDTRTHTIKTRVMSIGGFLLNCGRWVSRSEKSMQESILEAAGRAIAQSPELAAAADSVNVIVPQERMPRREALLARFVGDVAENVQLACANSVLSDVLKGNFFNVFKLVGAMGSLYAMLAPYGIGYSLFAQDKMFARECLRRFLPRDARSGTAADRAAIAHFTDTYLEVNGVAKTLQSMLPLAREQGKKMDILTCVRPENAKGSHSDGLGPINFSPTGSFSIPEYPELTLHYPPALKIVQHCYESGYTLLHSATPGPMGLAALLTAKMLKLPIHATYHTAFPQYILELTGDPSLEEATWRYVYWYYNQMDVVFAPSAATMKELIAHGLPEEKIRLYPRGVDASRYTPAWRNSGRESAQGTRFLYVGRLSREKSVNRLVDAFRMVLEHIPGAQLTIVGDGPQAGELQARAADMPVTFTGYLSGAALVQAYEEADIFVFPSTTDTYGKVVLEAQAAGLAVVVSGQGGPRENVVPDKSGIVVRQETAEAYASAMVALASDEATLFAMKREARCYAESRSSQKAFAAQWKLIETLTPQACW, encoded by the coding sequence ATGTTCCCAAGCCCAGACGGAAAGCCGAGAAATTCCAGCCCGTTCAATGCCACGTTCTGCGTAGATCTGCACGTCCATTCCCGCCATTCAACCTGCCCCTCGCAGTGGATTTTGCAAAAGATCGGCTGCGGCGAAAGTTACACCCCTCCCCGCAAGATTTACGACATAGCCCGAGCCAGGGGCATGGACTACGTTACGATTACAGATCACGACACCATTGCTGGCGCGCTGGAAATCGCCCACTTGCCGCAGACCTTCATCAGCGAAGAAATTTCGGCCTACTTTCCTGAAGACAAGTGCGAAATTCATGTGCTCGCCTGGGATATCACGGAAGCGCAGCACCGGGAGATAACCCGGCTCAGGGGCAACATCTTTGAGCTTGTTCCCTACCTGATGGGTCAGGGCATTGCCCATGCTTGCGCGCACCCCCTGTGCGCAGCCAATAACCGGTTGACTCTGGGCCATGTGGAGCAGCTCATACTGCTGTTTTCAGTTTTTGAGCTTAACGGCGCGCGCAATAATGTGCAGAATGACGCGCTGCGCCAGATTGTGGCCGACCTGACCCCGGAATCCACAGCTAGAATGGAAGAAAGACACGGTCTTGACGCGCTTGTTGCCCAGCCCTGGCGCAAGAGTTTTGTGGCCGGGTCAGACGACCATTCCTCCTGCAATATCGCCAGAAGTTCCACAGTGATAGAAGTTCCCCGCGCGGAACTTGGCTGCTCGGGCCACGCCCCGGCTTCGGCCCTGTTGCGGGCTGTCATGGCAGGTGGCACCACGCCCAGGGTCATACCTGCAACGCCGTTGGGTTTTGCCCATAATCTGTATGCCATTGGCTACCAGTTCTACAAAAACTCCACGGGGCTCGCGCAGGATATCAACAACAGCAACGTGCTGCGCTTTGCCGAAAACATGCTCACGGGCAAGCCAGATACGCGCACCCACACCATCAAGACGCGGGTTATGTCCATTGGCGGATTTTTGCTCAACTGCGGTAGATGGGTGTCCCGTTCTGAAAAAAGCATGCAGGAAAGTATACTTGAGGCGGCAGGCAGGGCCATTGCCCAATCTCCGGAGCTTGCCGCGGCGGCGGACAGCGTCAACGTCATTGTGCCGCAGGAGCGCATGCCCCGGCGTGAGGCGCTGCTGGCCCGCTTTGTAGGCGATGTGGCGGAAAATGTGCAGCTTGCCTGCGCCAATTCTGTTTTGTCTGACGTACTCAAGGGGAATTTTTTCAATGTATTCAAGCTGGTGGGAGCCATGGGATCGCTTTACGCCATGCTTGCCCCTTACGGCATCGGTTATTCGCTTTTTGCGCAGGATAAAATGTTTGCGCGTGAATGCCTGCGCCGTTTTCTCCCAAGGGATGCCAGATCCGGCACGGCGGCGGACAGGGCCGCCATTGCCCATTTTACGGATACCTATCTTGAAGTGAACGGTGTTGCCAAAACCCTGCAATCCATGTTGCCCCTGGCGCGGGAGCAGGGCAAGAAAATGGATATTCTCACCTGCGTGCGGCCAGAAAATGCGAAAGGCAGCCACTCCGACGGCCTTGGCCCCATAAATTTCAGCCCCACGGGCAGTTTTTCAATTCCTGAATATCCCGAGCTGACGCTGCACTATCCGCCAGCACTTAAAATCGTACAGCACTGCTATGAGAGCGGTTACACCCTGCTGCACTCCGCAACGCCCGGCCCCATGGGGCTTGCGGCCCTGCTGACGGCAAAAATGCTCAAACTGCCCATCCACGCCACCTACCACACGGCATTTCCGCAGTATATTCTGGAGCTGACGGGCGACCCCTCCCTGGAGGAAGCCACCTGGCGGTATGTGTACTGGTACTATAACCAGATGGATGTGGTCTTTGCGCCCTCAGCTGCCACCATGAAGGAACTGATCGCCCACGGTCTGCCAGAGGAGAAAATCCGCCTCTATCCCCGTGGGGTGGACGCCTCGCGCTACACGCCAGCCTGGCGCAACAGCGGACGGGAAAGTGCTCAGGGTACACGTTTTCTGTATGTGGGGCGGCTCTCAAGAGAAAAAAGCGTCAACCGTCTTGTGGATGCCTTCAGGATGGTGCTGGAGCATATCCCCGGCGCGCAGCTGACCATTGTGGGCGATGGCCCGCAGGCTGGGGAACTTCAGGCGCGGGCTGCGGACATGCCCGTGACCTTTACGGGCTATCTGAGCGGGGCAGCACTTGTGCAGGCCTATGAAGAAGCCGACATCTTTGTTTTCCCTTCAACCACAGATACGTATGGCAAGGTTGTACTGGAGGCGCAGGCTGCGGGGTTGGCAGTGGTGGTCAGCGGGCAGGGCGGCCCCAGAGAAAACGTGGTGCCGGATAAAAGCGGTATAGTGGTGCGGCAGGAAACGGCAGAGGCCTATGCCTCGGCCATGGTGGCTCTGGCAAGCGACGAGGCCACGCTGTTTGCCATGAAGCGCGAGGCCCGCTGCTATGCAGAATCGCGCAGCTCGCAAAAGGCCTTTGCCGCTCAGTGGAAGCTCATTGAAACCCTGACGCCCCAAGCATGCTGGTAG
- the upp gene encoding uracil phosphoribosyltransferase encodes MAVYVVDHPLVRHKLGILRMGATSTREFRSVSNEIASLLIYEATKGFRTEKHTVEGWAGPVEIEVISGKMVTVVPILRAGLGLMDGVLDMIPGAKISVVGLYRNEETLEPVEYYVKLANDMDQRLAIILDPMLATGGSLIAAISLLKRHGCKQICSLNLVCAPEGIAKVKAAHPDVDIYTAAIDDHLNENGYIIPGLGDAGDRIFGTK; translated from the coding sequence ATGGCCGTTTATGTCGTTGATCATCCTCTTGTGCGCCACAAGTTGGGCATTTTGCGCATGGGGGCCACCTCCACGCGCGAATTCCGTTCTGTTTCCAACGAAATCGCGAGTCTGCTCATTTACGAAGCCACCAAGGGCTTTCGTACAGAAAAGCACACTGTTGAGGGTTGGGCCGGGCCTGTGGAAATTGAGGTCATTTCCGGCAAGATGGTGACGGTTGTTCCCATTCTTCGCGCTGGCCTTGGCCTCATGGACGGCGTGCTGGACATGATACCCGGCGCCAAGATCAGCGTTGTGGGCCTCTACCGCAACGAAGAAACCCTTGAACCTGTTGAATATTACGTAAAGCTTGCCAACGACATGGACCAGCGGCTTGCCATCATCCTTGACCCCATGCTGGCAACCGGCGGCTCGCTTATTGCCGCCATCAGCCTGCTGAAGCGCCACGGTTGCAAGCAGATTTGCAGCCTCAACCTTGTGTGCGCGCCCGAAGGGATTGCCAAGGTCAAGGCCGCCCATCCGGATGTGGACATCTACACCGCCGCCATTGACGACCATCTGAACGAAAACGGCTATATCATTCCTGGTCTCGGCGATGCCGGCGACCGTATCTTCGGAACCAAGTAG
- a CDS encoding HD-GYP domain-containing protein, producing MSHIKIPVSTLRPGMYIVDPGISWLKAPLLYMQEGILASDDEINGIILQGFAEAYYDPERSRDENSAAPQPNTPLAIELQTANRIYEDAYENVKNFLETARGGALDLTFARPLVGDIIKSLSRNVDALVTLSLLKKTDEYTYAHSVNVTIFAVAFANFLGMPDDRLHNVGLAGLLHDYGKALIPNEILTAPRSLTFQEFEVMRSHVLLGVEKIKQFSSVEQEAIEGIAQHHEKHNGTGYPNRLSGKQIGVFGRILSLSDVYDALSSRRAYKGALAPNKALGMMYKMRGQAWAPGYVERFIKMVGIFPVGTAVELSNEHQGIVCRSNPNFPAQPCVLVARDPDGRAIQPQFVDLTRYIGLRITRSLSAAEAAHFDIPMLLGGPA from the coding sequence ATGTCCCACATCAAAATACCCGTTTCAACCCTACGTCCGGGGATGTATATTGTTGACCCCGGAATATCATGGCTGAAAGCCCCCCTGCTGTATATGCAGGAGGGAATTTTGGCGTCGGACGATGAGATCAACGGCATAATCCTTCAGGGATTTGCCGAAGCATACTACGACCCGGAACGGTCACGCGACGAAAATTCCGCAGCTCCCCAGCCAAACACCCCGCTTGCCATAGAACTACAGACCGCCAACAGAATTTATGAAGACGCCTACGAGAACGTAAAAAACTTTCTCGAAACCGCCAGAGGCGGCGCGCTTGATCTTACCTTTGCGCGCCCGCTGGTGGGCGACATCATCAAAAGCCTTTCGCGCAATGTTGACGCTCTGGTGACGCTTTCCCTGCTCAAAAAAACAGACGAATACACCTACGCCCACAGCGTTAACGTGACCATTTTTGCCGTTGCCTTTGCCAATTTTCTGGGTATGCCCGATGACCGCCTGCACAACGTGGGGCTGGCCGGGCTGCTGCACGATTACGGCAAGGCGCTGATTCCCAATGAAATTCTCACCGCGCCCCGCTCCCTGACGTTTCAGGAATTTGAGGTCATGCGGTCGCACGTGCTGCTTGGCGTTGAAAAAATCAAGCAGTTTTCAAGCGTTGAGCAAGAAGCCATTGAAGGCATTGCGCAGCACCATGAAAAGCACAATGGTACGGGCTATCCCAATCGGCTATCCGGCAAGCAGATTGGCGTTTTTGGTCGTATTCTTTCGCTCAGCGATGTGTATGACGCGCTTTCGTCCAGGCGTGCCTACAAGGGCGCACTCGCCCCCAACAAGGCGCTGGGCATGATGTATAAAATGCGCGGTCAGGCCTGGGCCCCCGGCTATGTGGAACGCTTTATCAAGATGGTGGGCATTTTCCCCGTGGGTACTGCAGTGGAGCTTTCAAACGAACACCAGGGCATTGTATGCCGCTCCAACCCCAATTTTCCCGCGCAGCCCTGCGTTCTTGTGGCGCGCGACCCTGATGGACGCGCCATTCAGCCCCAGTTTGTTGACCTCACGCGCTACATAGGCCTGCGTATCACGCGCTCTCTATCTGCGGCTGAAGCGGCGCATTTTGATATTCCGATGTTGCTTGGCGGCCCTGCGTAG
- a CDS encoding aspartate kinase gives MKILVQKFGGTSVAKLECMKQVREKVLGGLAKGYKVIAVLSARAGDTNKLLALADEWSSTPDRAEVDSLVSTGEQVSISLFTMLLKDAGIRARSLLGWQIPITTDNDFGRARIRSIDSNSLRKYLNDYDVLVVAGFQGCTEDGRITTLGRGGSDTSAVALAASLGSVECDIYTDVDGVYTTDPNICSTARKMDRVAYEEMLEMASMGAKVLHIRSVEFAKKYKVPVRVRSTFSDDPGTLVTQEDSTMEAVLVSGIAYDKDQARVTLRDLPDVPGTAAAVFGPLSEKGILVDMIVQNTSQDGHTDMTFTISRKDLKQTLQMMEEVAQKTGAREVLHDVSVAKVSAIGVGMRNHSGVAARAFAALTQEGINILMISTSEIKITILIQEKYVELAVRILHDTFGLDWDLG, from the coding sequence ATGAAAATTTTGGTCCAGAAATTTGGCGGCACTTCCGTTGCCAAGCTGGAGTGCATGAAGCAGGTACGCGAGAAAGTGCTGGGAGGCCTTGCCAAGGGGTATAAGGTCATTGCGGTGCTTTCGGCGCGGGCTGGCGACACCAACAAGCTGCTTGCCCTTGCTGATGAATGGTCTTCCACGCCTGACCGCGCGGAAGTTGATTCTCTCGTTTCCACTGGCGAACAGGTTTCCATCAGCCTGTTCACCATGCTGCTCAAAGATGCGGGCATTCGCGCCCGCTCGCTGCTCGGCTGGCAGATTCCCATCACCACGGACAACGATTTTGGACGTGCGCGCATTCGCTCCATCGACAGCAATTCCCTGCGCAAATACCTCAACGACTACGATGTGCTTGTGGTCGCCGGGTTCCAGGGTTGCACCGAAGATGGCCGCATCACCACGCTCGGGCGCGGCGGTTCGGACACCTCGGCGGTGGCGCTGGCCGCCTCCCTCGGCTCTGTGGAATGCGACATTTACACCGACGTTGACGGCGTTTACACCACCGACCCCAACATTTGCTCCACGGCCCGTAAAATGGACCGCGTCGCCTATGAGGAAATGCTTGAAATGGCAAGCATGGGGGCCAAGGTGCTGCATATCCGCTCGGTAGAATTTGCCAAAAAATATAAGGTTCCCGTGCGCGTGCGCTCTACGTTCAGCGATGATCCAGGCACGCTTGTCACTCAGGAGGACTCCACCATGGAAGCCGTACTCGTTTCCGGCATTGCATATGACAAAGATCAGGCCCGCGTGACCCTGCGCGACCTTCCCGACGTGCCCGGTACGGCTGCGGCGGTGTTTGGCCCTCTCTCCGAAAAGGGCATTCTGGTCGACATGATCGTGCAGAACACCAGCCAGGACGGCCACACCGACATGACCTTCACCATCTCGCGCAAGGATCTCAAGCAGACCTTGCAGATGATGGAAGAAGTGGCCCAGAAGACCGGCGCGCGCGAAGTGCTGCACGATGTGAGCGTTGCCAAGGTTTCCGCCATCGGCGTGGGCATGCGCAACCATTCCGGAGTTGCCGCGCGGGCATTTGCCGCGCTGACTCAGGAAGGCATCAATATCCTCATGATCAGCACCTCTGAAATCAAGATCACCATCCTGATTCAGGAAAAGTACGTTGAGCTTGCCGTGCGTATTCTGCACGACACCTTCGGGCTGGACTGGGATCTGGGCTAA
- a CDS encoding polysaccharide deacetylase family protein, producing the protein MFSSVSPVLRLRLIVALSAGVIFFFAGICTASVAADAVSAASSPSWAPDAQDARKALRNDATPPVKREPAVVLPPLGPDAVGTIRRVALAGGDKVVALTFDLCELDTVTTGCDMDILGFLRAEHIPATLFMGGKWMRTHSRRVLQIMTEPQFEIANHAWSHGNFALLSPAGLRAQVLWTQAQYELLREEALRDARAQGRPEPVIQPVPTLFRLPYGRCSDESLQALAKLGMQVVQWDVVAESGADNTNIEHARREAHLVASQAKPGSILLFHANLVPKGSAQLLRETVAELRRRGYNFVSVSTLLGMGVPQRTMNGYFTSPGDNKALDSKFGVDGTGRHTPFNGE; encoded by the coding sequence ATGTTCAGCTCAGTCAGCCCGGTTTTGCGGTTGCGGCTTATTGTTGCTCTTTCGGCAGGCGTTATCTTTTTTTTTGCGGGCATATGCACTGCCTCTGTTGCGGCTGATGCGGTGTCTGCTGCTTCGTCCCCCTCATGGGCGCCCGATGCGCAGGATGCCCGCAAGGCTTTGCGCAACGATGCAACCCCGCCCGTCAAACGCGAGCCTGCCGTGGTGCTTCCTCCGCTCGGGCCCGATGCGGTGGGTACCATCCGGCGGGTAGCGCTGGCAGGCGGGGACAAGGTGGTTGCCCTTACCTTTGATCTTTGCGAGCTGGACACCGTCACCACCGGCTGCGATATGGATATTCTGGGCTTTTTGCGGGCCGAGCATATCCCGGCCACGCTCTTTATGGGCGGCAAGTGGATGCGTACCCATTCCCGACGTGTGCTGCAAATTATGACCGAGCCGCAGTTTGAAATAGCCAACCATGCGTGGTCGCACGGCAATTTTGCCCTGCTTTCTCCGGCAGGCCTGCGCGCCCAGGTTTTGTGGACGCAGGCGCAGTATGAGCTGCTGCGCGAGGAGGCCTTGCGCGATGCCAGGGCGCAGGGTCGCCCGGAACCGGTCATTCAGCCTGTACCCACACTGTTTCGTTTGCCCTACGGGCGTTGCAGCGACGAGTCTTTGCAGGCGCTGGCAAAGCTGGGCATGCAGGTTGTGCAGTGGGATGTGGTGGCGGAATCCGGCGCAGACAATACCAATATCGAACATGCGCGGCGCGAGGCCCATCTGGTTGCCTCGCAGGCCAAACCGGGCTCCATTTTGCTGTTCCACGCCAATCTCGTGCCCAAGGGCTCGGCGCAATTGTTGCGCGAGACTGTGGCGGAACTGCGCCGCAGAGGCTACAATTTCGTTTCTGTGAGTACCCTGCTTGGCATGGGCGTCCCGCAACGCACCATGAACGGCTACTTTACCTCGCCGGGCGACAACAAGGCGCTGGACAGCAAGTTTGGTGTTGACGGCACCGGGCGGCATACGCCCTTTAACGGCGAGTAG
- a CDS encoding DUF362 domain-containing protein, with amino-acid sequence MPATVYYADMHCRSHEDSKIAKVARLCDALNLKKIIKKKELAAIKLHFGEYGNDTHLNPTLVRQVVNKIMEAGGKPFLTDTTTLYSGSRHNAVDHMQTAYAHGFAPSVVHAPIILADGLYGENDVPVRINGKHFKDVHIATEIRRAPAMVVLSHFKGHEMAGFGGAIKNLAMGGAAVRGKKEQHATHVSVSEKKCVGCAKCVKVCPQHALSMKSKKSVVDIEKCIGCFECITVCPEKAISIDWETEMQPFIERMTEYAYGAIKGRKKSVCYINFVLNVTPDCDCAPWSDMPLVPDVGILASTDPVALDQACFDLVSKAPSLGQEASPQTVADKFSARWPHTCGQVQLSYGESLGLGSREYKLKKI; translated from the coding sequence ATGCCCGCCACAGTTTATTATGCAGATATGCACTGCCGGTCGCACGAGGACAGCAAAATCGCCAAGGTAGCGCGCCTCTGCGATGCGCTCAATCTGAAAAAAATCATCAAGAAAAAAGAACTTGCCGCCATCAAGCTGCATTTTGGCGAATACGGCAACGACACGCACCTCAACCCCACTCTGGTGCGCCAGGTTGTAAACAAGATCATGGAGGCAGGCGGCAAGCCATTTCTGACAGATACAACAACCCTGTATTCCGGCAGCCGCCACAATGCCGTAGACCACATGCAAACGGCATACGCCCACGGCTTTGCGCCTTCGGTGGTGCATGCCCCCATCATTCTGGCCGATGGCCTGTATGGCGAAAATGACGTGCCCGTGCGCATCAACGGCAAGCATTTCAAAGACGTACATATCGCCACAGAGATACGGCGCGCTCCGGCAATGGTGGTGCTGTCGCACTTTAAGGGGCATGAAATGGCGGGATTTGGCGGCGCGATCAAGAATCTCGCCATGGGCGGCGCTGCCGTGCGCGGAAAAAAAGAACAGCACGCCACCCACGTGTCTGTCAGCGAAAAAAAATGCGTTGGCTGCGCCAAGTGCGTCAAGGTGTGTCCTCAGCACGCGCTCAGCATGAAAAGCAAAAAAAGCGTTGTGGACATTGAAAAATGCATAGGCTGCTTTGAATGCATTACTGTTTGCCCCGAAAAAGCAATTAGCATAGACTGGGAAACAGAGATGCAGCCATTTATCGAGCGCATGACAGAATATGCATATGGGGCAATAAAAGGCCGCAAAAAGAGTGTTTGCTACATCAACTTTGTGCTCAACGTAACACCCGACTGCGACTGCGCCCCCTGGAGCGACATGCCGCTGGTGCCGGATGTGGGCATTCTGGCCTCGACCGACCCGGTAGCGCTGGATCAAGCATGTTTTGACCTTGTTTCAAAAGCGCCCTCGCTTGGGCAGGAGGCCTCGCCCCAAACGGTTGCAGACAAATTTTCCGCCCGCTGGCCGCATACCTGCGGACAGGTGCAACTAAGTTATGGCGAATCGCTGGGCCTTGGAAGTCGCGAATACAAGCTCAAAAAAATCTAG
- a CDS encoding HAD-IA family hydrolase, giving the protein MKQYLFFDLDGTVTDSKIGIIRSVQHALKYFDVARADDELLYFIGPPLKDSFGKLFGGDTAKAELAVQKYREYYSVTGIFENALYDGVADMLADLRREGRVLSLATSKPEPFAQRILEHFGIAGLFDHVAGAELTGPRNSKTSVLRHACGLCGVADMAQCLMVGDRKYDILGAHAVGMDGVGVLYGYGSRGELEEAGADKLCEDVPALRQLLLT; this is encoded by the coding sequence GTGAAGCAATACCTTTTTTTTGATCTTGACGGCACGGTGACAGACTCCAAGATCGGTATCATCCGCTCTGTGCAGCATGCCCTGAAGTATTTTGATGTTGCCCGGGCTGACGATGAACTGCTGTATTTTATCGGCCCCCCGCTGAAGGATTCGTTCGGCAAGCTGTTTGGGGGCGACACAGCCAAGGCTGAACTGGCCGTGCAGAAATACCGTGAATATTATTCAGTCACGGGCATATTTGAAAATGCGCTTTACGACGGCGTGGCAGACATGCTGGCCGATCTGCGGCGCGAGGGCCGGGTGCTTTCGCTGGCAACGTCAAAGCCGGAACCCTTTGCCCAGCGTATTCTGGAGCATTTTGGCATTGCCGGCCTGTTTGACCATGTGGCGGGCGCGGAGCTGACCGGCCCGCGCAACAGCAAAACGTCCGTGCTGCGGCATGCCTGCGGCCTGTGCGGTGTTGCGGATATGGCGCAATGCCTGATGGTGGGCGACCGAAAATATGACATCCTGGGGGCGCATGCCGTAGGTATGGACGGCGTGGGCGTACTCTATGGATACGGCTCGCGCGGCGAGCTTGAAGAAGCCGGGGCGGACAAGTTGTGTGAGGATGTTCCCGCGCTGCGGCAACTGCTCCTTACCTGA
- a CDS encoding uracil-xanthine permease family protein gives MSTASTRREIAPTDYNFRFRDCLIGAQMLFVAFGALVLVPLLTGLDSNVALFTAGVGTLLFQVCTRGKVPIFLASSFAFIAPIIYGVQTWGMAQTLGGLVCSGLVYFLLSGLIRWRGTDVVLRVLPPIVTGPVIMVIGLILAPVAVHMALGKTGDGAVVLVPENTALWISMTSLAVTVLVSLMGKGFLRLMPILCGIAAGFIVSMFFGVGDWTKVAATPWLQMPSFTFPEFAWEPILFIMPITLAPAIEHFGDVVAISSITGRDYLKDPGVHATMFGDGVATMAAGFVGGPPCTTYAEVIGAVSLTRVFNPAVMTWAAMCSILLSFVAKIGAFLGSIPVPVMGGIMILLFGAIMVVGLNTLVRAGKDLMEPRNMIIVALIIIFGVGGMQFSIGSFKLGGIGLAAVTGVLLNLLLPRSRT, from the coding sequence ATGAGCACAGCCAGTACGCGGCGCGAGATTGCACCCACTGACTATAATTTTCGCTTCAGGGATTGTCTTATAGGCGCGCAGATGCTCTTTGTGGCCTTTGGCGCTCTGGTTCTTGTTCCCCTGTTGACCGGGCTTGACAGCAACGTGGCTCTTTTTACCGCTGGTGTGGGCACCTTGCTGTTTCAGGTTTGCACGCGGGGCAAGGTTCCCATTTTTCTTGCTTCGTCTTTTGCCTTCATTGCGCCCATCATTTACGGCGTTCAGACCTGGGGCATGGCGCAAACCCTTGGCGGGCTTGTTTGCTCCGGTCTGGTGTATTTTCTTTTGAGCGGGCTTATCCGCTGGCGCGGCACGGATGTGGTGCTGCGTGTGCTGCCGCCCATTGTGACCGGCCCGGTCATTATGGTTATCGGCCTTATTCTTGCCCCGGTGGCAGTGCACATGGCCCTGGGCAAAACAGGCGACGGCGCGGTTGTGCTGGTGCCTGAAAACACGGCCCTGTGGATTTCCATGACTTCGCTGGCCGTTACCGTGCTGGTGTCGCTCATGGGCAAGGGCTTTTTGCGCCTCATGCCCATTTTGTGCGGCATTGCAGCTGGCTTTATTGTTTCGATGTTTTTCGGTGTGGGCGATTGGACAAAGGTTGCCGCAACACCCTGGTTGCAGATGCCCTCGTTCACCTTCCCAGAGTTTGCCTGGGAGCCGATACTTTTCATCATGCCTATTACGCTTGCCCCGGCCATTGAGCATTTTGGCGACGTTGTGGCCATCAGCTCCATTACCGGGCGCGACTACCTGAAAGACCCCGGTGTTCACGCCACCATGTTTGGCGATGGTGTTGCCACCATGGCTGCCGGTTTTGTGGGCGGCCCGCCCTGCACCACCTATGCCGAGGTTATCGGCGCGGTGAGCCTTACGCGGGTGTTCAACCCCGCCGTGATGACCTGGGCTGCCATGTGTTCAATTTTGCTGTCGTTTGTGGCTAAAATCGGCGCGTTCCTTGGCTCCATTCCCGTGCCTGTCATGGGCGGCATCATGATTCTGCTGTTCGGCGCGATCATGGTTGTGGGCCTGAACACGCTGGTGCGGGCTGGCAAGGATCTGATGGAGCCGCGCAACATGATCATTGTTGCGCTTATCATCATCTTTGGCGTGGGCGGCATGCAGTTCAGCATCGGTTCGTTCAAGCTTGGCGGCATCGGCCTTGCGGCAGTTACGGGCGTGTTGCTCAACCTGCTGCTGCCCAGAAGCCGCACCTAG